The following DNA comes from Frankia casuarinae.
GTCCGCGCATCGGTCGGAGCCGTGCTGTCAACCGGCCGTGGTCGGCTTCGATCCGGTTGTTCTCCCGGGCGGCGTCGATGTGGCAGGCCTCGGGTACCAGCTCGTCGAGGACCCGCGGGTAGACCGCGGCCTTGTCGGTGGTGACCTCGTCCGGGCGGCGCCCATACGTCAGCGCTCGAACGAAGAATCGCCGGGCGGTTGCCTGGTCGCGCCGTGTGCTGGCGAGGACGTCGATGACCTGCCCGTATTGGTCGACCGCCCGGTACACGTAGGTCCAGCGGCCGGAGACCTTGACGTAGGTCTCGTCGACGAACCACCTTCCGCCAGGACGGTGCCGGCACGGCCGGGCCGCCTCCACCAGCAAGGGCGTGAAGCGCTGCACCCACCGATAGACCGTGACGTGGTCGACCTCGAGGCCGCGTTCAGCGAGCAGCTCCTCGACGTCCCGGTAGGACAGTACGTACCGCAGGTACCAGCGGACAGCGAGGACAATCACCTCAGGTGGGAACCGGAACCCCGCGAACTCCGACACCGGAACCGGTGGACAGGCACGACGTCGACGCATCACTCGATCATGACTGATCGACAGCCGCAGGACAGCGGACTCCGCCGATGCAACA
Coding sequences within:
- a CDS encoding IS6 family transposase, which codes for MSEFAGFRFPPEVIVLAVRWYLRYVLSYRDVEELLAERGLEVDHVTVYRWVQRFTPLLVEAARPCRHRPGGRWFVDETYVKVSGRWTYVYRAVDQYGQVIDVLASTRRDQATARRFFVRALTYGRRPDEVTTDKAAVYPRVLDELVPEACHIDAARENNRIEADHGRLTARLRPMRGLKRLRSVQTISAGHALVQNIRRGHYELGIDTRPQIRLAAAFTELAAAV